The Lolium rigidum isolate FL_2022 chromosome 2, APGP_CSIRO_Lrig_0.1, whole genome shotgun sequence genomic interval TGGGGTCTTTTGGGGTTATTTTTTTGGTTCTAGTTTGTGCTATGCATGGCTTTATTCTTTTTTCCTGATGGTGAAAGGTTTTACACTTTCTTCATTGGGGTTGTTTGTTGGTCCATTTGGACAGTTAGGAACAAAGTCACCTTTGATGGTTACTAGTATATGATGAGATCCCCTTCAGTGATAGTGTTTACTATGTGCTCCTTCTTTGTATACTAGGTGTGTCTGCACAAGGGAACATATGGTGAGCAGCTCAAGAACGGAGCACAGCAGGCGATGATGATAACGGCGAATATGGTGGCTTCTTCTCAGGAGAATTTGCTTCAGATCGCCTGTCCGTAATCATGCAAATCTAACGCTGACGGAAGCTGAAGGATTTGTAACGTGCTCGCCTGTGTGGGTCTGTTCTTTTGTCTAGGTTTCGGAACTGTTGAGTGGTGGTTTCATGTAATTCGGATGTTGTTCGCATGCTCTGTTTTGGGGTTCTTAGTCTGTAGTGCAGGCACGTTTTTGCCCCGTAGCGGGTGTTTCAATGCCTAAACGCTCACATCAGATTTCCTGACCTGTGCGAGGGTGTCCCTTCTTTCCCCTCTCCTTTCATAACAAAATGCCTGAACTtcgttaaaatttagatgtatctagacctaTTTTGGTATCTTTTTTTAGGTGCCTATTTtggtatctagatacattcaaatttatcaGAAATTGAGATATCTTTTTATAGACGGAGGAAGTAGCAAACAATGTATTTCCGTTATGCTGAGTAATGGAAAGTAGAGTAGcccaatttgaaaaaaaaaaaactggacaGATCGATGTGAGTGAATGAAAGCGTAACGTACCAGTAGAGAAGATTGGTCACCTGAACCTTGTCCCCAACCACGCGGAAGGCGTCGATGGTGAACTCCCCTCTGGTGATGGTGCCGGTCTTGTCGAACGCGACGGCGGTGATCTCGCCCAGCGACTCGAGGATGTCCCCTCCCTTGACGAGGATCCCCATCCTCGCCGCCGTCAGGAGAGCGCAGAAGGTGGCCACGGGCGTCGACAGCACCAGCGCGCACGGGCACGCGCTCACCAGCAGCACCAGCGACAGCCTGAACCATCGTTCCGGATCACCCGCTcccagcagcagcggcagcaggGCCACCCCTGCTCCCAGAACAACCACAGCTGCCCAGGCAAAGAACGGCAGAATCATTTAAAAGAAAACAGAGACAAAAGATTTTCACTCTTTTCATTAATTAAGGAGAAATAAGTTTTGGTGCACAGAAAGTAAAAAAAGTTCAACAAAGAGATTACTCTCTCAAAATTACAactctcaatttttttttttgcatccgcAGTGATCTAAATGTTTGCCTCCCTCTTCTTTAGCAAGAAGGATAGTCGGTGGCATGGCTTTGTTGCGGAGGATTCTCGTGTTACCGCTCGTTTCGAATTGTCCAACAAACAAACATGGTGATAGAAGCCATGCCTCTACGGTTTGCCACGGTTCTATTGGACATACCCGTCCACCACTCCATGATGGAAAGCTAAGGCATCCAAGTGAAAGTATGAACGGAGGGAAGCCCAATCCGTTCTTTCATCATCCCGCATGCTCTCTTGAAATACCAGCAATAGACAAAGAGGTACACCGCTAGCTTTTGGGTTTGCCTACAAAGGGCATAGCCGAcaatttgtccatcctcttttctCAAGATGGTTCGGAGTTCATAGCCTATTTTAAATTTCTAACCAAGCAAATAATTTTATCTTTGGAGGTACCCAAAATTTTTAAGCTGACTCGTTCATGCATGTGTGGGATGACCCAAAGAATTGCGCTTTGTAGGTCGAATCAAACCCGAAATCCTGATTTATCAGAATGACATGATTAGTTCTACTATGTTAGGCTAATTTAATCCCCACTCCAAGTGCATTTTTTCCCCTATAACTCAATACACTACCTCTATATAGTGGATCAGAGATTTGGAAAGATTTGGTAAAGCAGTGGTTTCACTCAATCCCCACGGAGATTATCCCTGCTAATCCACAAATATTCATTCTACTACCAGCAACAGCAAGGCCTCAAGGTACCtggcgtgtagtacttggcgcagGAATCGATGAGCCGCTGCGTCTTGGACCTGCTGTTCTGGGCCTCTTCCACCAGCTTCTCCATCTTGGCCACCGTGGAGTTCTCGGCGAGCGCGGTCGTCCTCACGGCAATGTAACCTGGAATCGAAGCAGAGAAACACACATTGCTTTCAGGCATTTATGTGCAACAAATTGCAGCTGAGGAGGCAGTTGTTTGTTGTACCGTCCAGGTTGAGCGTGCCGGCCCAGACTTCGGACTGCGGCTGCTTCGGCACCGGGTAAGACTCCCCGGTGAGGCTCCTCTCGTCGACCTCGCTCTGCCCGTCGACCACCACGCCATCCACCGGGACCACCTCCCCGGCCCTCACCGCGATGACGGCGCCTACGCCGATGTCGCGCACATTGACTACCTCACCCGTCTCAGCGAGCACCGCCTTGGGAGGGATCATGCTCATCAGCGACGACATCCCGGCGCTGGCCTGGCATCACATTCACATCACTGTGTGTTAAGGAAACTAACTGAAAATCGCTCAGGTGTTTGTACTGTGTGTGTATGGTACCTTGGTGCAAGCCAGGGTCTCGAGCCATTCTGCGGTTGTGAAGAGGAAGACGATCGCGCCTGCCTCCGTGTAGTCCTTGAGCGCCACGGCTCCGGCGACGGCGATGAGCATGAGGAGGTTGATGTCCAACGTGAGCCTGCTGGCGGCGGCGAAGCCCCGGAGGATCATCGGGGGAGCGCCGGCGCAGGCCGCCCCGAGGGCCAGCCACCGCAGGGCAGGCAGGAGCCAGCTGAAGGAAgacgcgaggaggaggacgccgcagGCGACGATGTACGGGCTGGGCCACCGGCTGATGATCCCGCTGCTGCCGTAGGCGCGCACCGACGCCTCCAGGCCTGCCCCGTTCAGAACCTTCACTGAAAATCCATGCCGGACCGGGCAGAGCAGCACGCTGACAATCGTAAGGTTTCTCGATGGTCATGGAGATTTTGGTcgagaggaagaggggttaccGATGCGGGACTGCGAGGTGGCCTCCGGGTCATGCTCGACGATGACGGTCCGGGAGGGGACGACGACCGACACCGCCCTCACGCCGTCGAGCGGCGCCAGCAGCCTCTCCACCAGCGCGACCTCCGCCGAGCAGCACACGCCCAGCACGTCCAGGTATGTCTTTTCGTACTTGCtcgtcgtcctcgccgccgcggctTCCTGGGGCAGAAGGCTCTCCTCGAGCGCCGCGTCCGACGTCGCTCCCCGCCGGTTCTCGCCACCGTCCGACATCGGTCCGATCGCGGATCGCCCGCGAGCCTACCACGCTGATGCAGCTGCCCAAGAAACGCAAGCAGAggaacagcgagaaacaaagccAACAGCCCAAACGAGAATTAACAACAAGTCAACGGGAGCAGAAATGATTTGGAGAAGGAGGAGTAGAGGTTTGAGCTACACGATGCACGCAACCCCGTCAACGAGAGCGAAGAGCTCAGGGCGCACGAGTCAGgacaacttagagcatctccaccatagGCGCTATACTGCAGCGCGCTGGATGGtgctgtaagggcatctccaaccgagcgatccAAATGGACGCACTGGACCATCCGTTTTGGGCTGTTTGGGTGGCCGTTTGGGTTGCGCGGTGCGGCAACGCTGCAGAAATGGGTCGCGGCGCCGTATGGTATGTTTTTGCTTGTAAATTGACTATAAACGtcaaataaattatagaaaatatagaaaatagtttaaatgctcaaaatttattacacagtacattgtccacgtaatcaatgataaagtattattcaaataaaatgtaaaaacgttacaaatgctttaggcttcgggatttccatcatcattgttgtttgcagcattgttgcctacatgctgccacacGTGCTCGATCAAATCAGCCTGCAGtgtggttgtgtacagctagatctcgaatttcatggtgtgcatgaagaatgtcctggaatgatgctcggaccaccttgaggagtaaccaactctccccggccctcccggtcattatcaaagagtgaatcatcctgctctacctcaacaatcatgttatgcatgattacacaagcggtcatcacctcccacgagtttgcacatcccaggctcgcggcgggtgtccgacgatagcccaacgagtttggaggatgccaaacgcccgctcgacatctttccgggctgcctcttgctctttggcaaaccttgcctcctcgctccgagttgggttttcggattgtctttacgagtgtagcccaaggtggatagataccatcagcaaggtagtaccccttggtgtagtggtggccattgatctcaaaatccacatcaggggactgaccgtacgccctatcaaacaccggagagcgctgcagcacattgatgtcattgtgcgagccagccattccgaagaatgagtgccaaatccatgtatcatgtgaagcaacagcttcaagaatgactgtgcaccccttAGAATGACCGTTGTatgccccctgccaaccaaaggggcagttcttccactcccagtgcatgcagtctatgctgccaagcatcccaggaaaccccctggaagcgttgattgacaacagacgagctgtatcctctgcattaggttgccggaggtattgttctccgaacgaaccgatcactgctctgcagaacctgtacatcgcttccaagccggtagattcactcatgcgcgtgtactcatctacgaaatcaccggcaacgccatatgcgagcatcctaatcgctaacatgcatttctggtacgaagagaggcctaccttgccaattgcatccactttcgtgttgaagtagtcgtcgtagagcttgacgccatccattatccggtggaacaacggtctggacatccgaaaacgacggcgaaacatggccggcgtgaacaatgcctttggttggaagtagtcggtgaagagctggtcgtggccgcgttctcttttgcggtccaaggcggccgcgcgccccggcaaggacccccggtgcacggggatctgcgagacaatgtgctcgtggatgatcaacgcagcatccgtgaaaaattcgtcgtcggagtcctcgtctgacgacgtgtcgatgaagttcttgaagaagtagtcgtcgtcggctgtccaccatgatctacggATGAAAACGGACAAATTTTAGTATGCCCATTTcaacgaacacctcgcaggcggaggccatccaatgtgtccgtagggacctgcggagccatggccgtctcggccgacttgcggtccgcaaacacggtgcacgagagctcacctccggtgGCAACGGCGCGCGCTGCGAACGGCGGGACGTCTCGAGACGGTGGGAGGAcaacagcgacggcgacggcgtcctccgactctgctacgacgcggcgaaagcagcgcggggccgcgacctatgcttccgccccgcttgccggcgtctcgacgacggtggccggcgtcgacgccgctcacaaatcgccggtccttggctggcggcggagcggcgggagatgtatgcgaggggtttgtgttttgggagacagacaggcgggcaaggggtgacaaggggaggacgcgagcgaccagcattcggcgtccgcggccacgcaaactcgtcccagatttgggccggggtttgggtcgtcctggacgccgcggccatccgttttagggatgggtccacgCGCTGGGACACGCGGCGTGATTTAGgtcaccccgttggagatgccctaacatacGACACCTGCTGATTCTCCACGGGAAACGCTAAAATACAGCCCGAAAATTTCCTCAGCAAGCGTGCTAAAATGCAGCGCGTTGCACGGACGTGACATGTTTTGCAATACGATGAATGAACATCTCAATGATCAAACAAATCAAAATAAGAACATCAATTTGTTCAAATCTCAACCTAGATAGTTCAACACACGTGGACATAGTTCAACTGACATAGTTTAAATGCAAAGGACAAGTTCAACACAAATGTAATTCAAACACAAAGAAAACACATCACTTGCCGctattttgttgttcctcttcttcggaaTCTTGGACAACGGTGCTGGCATGAACCGTTGAAGGTGATGGATCTATCAACGAGGCCATGAATCCTCCCGGTGGCGCACACGTGAGCTCTATATGCCACCCATGTCGTTCATGCCTCCATACCCACCAATACCTTCAAATCTTGCTGGTGCCGCTCCCATGCCGCCCATGCCATCATACCCTCTGATGCCTCCAAAGCCTCTCATCGTTTCACTTTGAGCTTTCAAGTAGTTTGTCATTATCCTTTTTTGGCCAACACTTTATCGCGCGCAAGGTTTATGTACTCATTTTTTCCTTTCATCCATGTTAGAAGTGTCAATACAAAAGAGATTCCTCTCTTCATCCACTAGGTGTTCATGTTCAACATTTGCCACCTTCTTCTCCTCCAAtgccgccatcctctcctccaatGTGATCCTACGTGCCTCGGTCGCGGCCTCCAAACTCCtaggctccttcctctccccgtttgcTTGTTGTGTCGGCAACCGAGTGTGGAGCGGAGCTTCTCCTTTTGTTGTCATCACTTGATCCATCATCAACTACACAACCCCTACAAGAGTGAGGCTGGCAAAGGAtgaggccggcgaggccgccacgGGCCAGCCGAGCGCGGGGCCAGTGACGGTAGGGCGAGGGCGGTGCGGGCAGCACATGCATGCAGGTGGGCACACGTCGCGGCCAGGGGCGTCGCGTGGTGTCCAGGGGCggggcggccaggggctgggacgGGGCAGGTGCGGCTAGGCGAGGTGCGGGGGCGACGCTGGGCAGGGAGCGACCGTGCGTGCCATGGCAAGGCGTGGGGGCGGGGGGGCTTGGGCGAGTGCTGCTAGCTCGCGTCGACGCACGCGCATGCTGTTGCTGCTTGCGCGCCATGGTGATGCGCTTGTTGTCGCACGCACACTAACGAGGAAAAGCGTCGCTGACACGTGCCACACGTGTGCGGGAAGACGAGGCTGGCGAACCGCGACACCGCAAGACGACAACAACCTAGTCCATGGAGGCgagcgcggcggccggcgaagcTGGCAAGGCGGATGGCGGACGTGGGCACTGGGGCAACGTGGTGCAGCTGGCCCCGGGACGGTGGGGCCGGCCAGGCGCATGGCGAGCGAGGGCCGGCGAGCAGTCCATGGCGGAGCTCCTTCATAGCCGACACCATGTCCATGGCGGAGCTTCTTTGTGGTCGAGAAGCTTTCTTGTATAGCCATGGAGTAGATTAAGGAGAGAGATTAAATAGGCTCCTGAAAACATACGTTCTGCACGTCAGCTTTTACGTCGTGGAGCCAAAGTTTGCATCAGTGGAAATAAAAAGAGACAACAACGGAACATACCCGCTAGAAATTACCGAACTAAAATGCTTTAAAATCCGTGCCATGCAAGAATCGAGTGAGCCCAGATAACCAAACATCCCATTTTTTTCTTCTCCACTCATGCATGaaggctaccaaacacgcccatATAGGCCCACCTGTACGCGAGGGTGTTATTTTCCTCCCGTAGACAGACAGCCAACCCGTTCTTTTCTTCCACGGGCCGCGGTGCCCCTTCTGCCAACCCGCCGGAGGCGCGCCGCCTTCCTGACCCTACGCTGCTCCGCCTTCCCATCTCCGCCAGCGTCCCTACACCGAGACC includes:
- the LOC124691085 gene encoding cadmium/zinc-transporting ATPase HMA3-like, whose translation is MSDGGENRRGATSDAALEESLLPQEAAAARTTSKYEKTYLDVLGVCCSAEVALVERLLAPLDGVRAVSVVVPSRTVIVEHDPEATSQSRIVKVLNGAGLEASVRAYGSSGIISRWPSPYIVACGVLLLASSFSWLLPALRWLALGAACAGAPPMILRGFAAASRLTLDINLLMLIAVAGAVALKDYTEAGAIVFLFTTAEWLETLACTKASAGMSSLMSMIPPKAVLAETGEVVNVRDIGVGAVIAVRAGEVVPVDGVVVDGQSEVDERSLTGESYPVPKQPQSEVWAGTLNLDGYIAVRTTALAENSTVAKMEKLVEEAQNSRSKTQRLIDSCAKYYTPAVVVLGAGVALLPLLLGAGDPERWFRLSLVLLVSACPCALVLSTPVATFCALLTAARMGILVKGGDILESLGEITAVAFDKTGTITRGEFTIDAFRVVGDKVQVTNLLYWISSIESKSSHPMAAALVEYAQSKSIQPKPENVAEFRILPGEGIYGEMDGKHIYIGNNRALARRSCHTDTVPEKIDDLKGVSIGYVICDGDLVGVFSLSDDCRTGASEAIQELRSMGITSVMLTGDSAEAARHAQQQLGGVLEELHSALFPEDKVRLVAALKARAGPTMMVGDGINDAPALAMADVGVSMGISGSAAAMETSHATLMSSDILRVPEAIRLGRRARRTILVNVVASVAAKAAVLVLALAWRPLLWAAVLADVGTCLLVVLNSMLLLGEGTTGRGKEEACRATARSLDMRRSQLAALASSNTAAPATASGEKDCHCCQKQSESNEDSVAIDIPADEHRQEELTCAPTNGQVTGSNPSVMPTSSSCASQGCCSGE